From the Malaclemys terrapin pileata isolate rMalTer1 chromosome 13, rMalTer1.hap1, whole genome shotgun sequence genome, one window contains:
- the LOC128848334 gene encoding putative olfactory receptor 2B3 isoform X1, translating into MRNLTWQNRSSVSEFILLGFSSQPGMQMLFFLVFLAIYLAILFGNSLIFALIRIDSRLHMPMYFFLANLSLLDISYTTTTVPQMLLHLLSKKKSISYTGCIIQMYIFLFLGITECILYAVMAYDRYVAICHPLHYTLIMSRSVCVKMAASSWVGGFFFAMVHTGVTMRLPYCGPDEINHFFCEVPAILKLACEDTRVTEVVLFVMGVILLMTPVFLILVSYVFILAAILRISSAEGRFKAFSTCTAHITMVTLFYGAAMFMYMRPVSSYSPERDKYFSLFYSVVSALLNPLIYSLRNKDVKGALVKLMGKK; encoded by the coding sequence ATGAGAAATCTTACATGGCAGAACAGAAGCTCCGTGTCAGAGTTTATCCTGCTGGGATTCTCCAGCCAGCCTGGGATGCAGATGCTGTTCTTTTTGGTCTTCCTGGCCATCTACCTAGCCATCCTCTTTGGGAACAGCCTCATCTTTGCCCTTATCAGGATCGACTCTCGTCTCCACATGCCCATGTACTTTTTCCTGGCTAACCTCTCTTTACTGGACATCAGctacaccaccaccactgtgccGCAGATgctgctccacctcctctccaAAAAGAAGAGCATCTCTTACACAGGCTGCATTATCCAGATGTACATCTTCCTCTTCCTGGGGATAACTGAGTGCATCCTCTATGCTGTGATGGCCTATGACCGGTACGTGGCCATTTGCCACCCGCTGCACTACACCCTCATCATGAGCAGGTCGGTCTGTGTCAAAATGGCCGCCAGCTCTTGGGTGGGTGGTTTCTTCTTTGCCATGGTGCACACTGGCGTCACCATGAGGCTGCCCTACTGTGGCCCAGATGAGATCAACCACTTCTTCTGTGAGGTGCCAGCCATTTTGAAGCTGGCTTGTGAAGACACACGGGTCACTGAGGTGGTGCTTTTCGTGATGGGGGTGATACTGCTCATGACCCCGGTCTTCTTGATCCTGGTTTCTTACGTGTTCATCCTAGCGGCCATCTTGAGGATCTCCTCAGCGGAGGGGAGGTTcaaggccttctccacctgcactgCGCACATCACCATGGTTACACTCTTCTATGGTGCTGCCATGTTCATGTACATGCGTCCTGTCTCCAGCTACTCACCTGAGAGGGACAAATACTTCTCTTTGTTTTACAGTGTGGTGTCTGCCCTCCTGAATCctctcatctacagcctgagaaacaaggatGTCAAAGGAGCTCTGGTCAAATTGATGGGTAAAAAATGA
- the LOC128848334 gene encoding olfactory receptor 2A12-like isoform X2, with the protein MEHMEINHSVSEFILLGFSSQPGMQMLFFLVFLAIYLAILFGNSLIFALIRIDSRLHMPMYFFLANLSLLDISYTTTTVPQMLLHLLSKKKSISYTGCIIQMYIFLFLGITECILYAVMAYDRYVAICHPLHYTLIMSRSVCVKMAASSWVGGFFFAMVHTGVTMRLPYCGPDEINHFFCEVPAILKLACEDTRVTEVVLFVMGVILLMTPVFLILVSYVFILAAILRISSAEGRFKAFSTCTAHITMVTLFYGAAMFMYMRPVSSYSPERDKYFSLFYSVVSALLNPLIYSLRNKDVKGALVKLMGKK; encoded by the coding sequence CTCCGTGTCAGAGTTTATCCTGCTGGGATTCTCCAGCCAGCCTGGGATGCAGATGCTGTTCTTTTTGGTCTTCCTGGCCATCTACCTAGCCATCCTCTTTGGGAACAGCCTCATCTTTGCCCTTATCAGGATCGACTCTCGTCTCCACATGCCCATGTACTTTTTCCTGGCTAACCTCTCTTTACTGGACATCAGctacaccaccaccactgtgccGCAGATgctgctccacctcctctccaAAAAGAAGAGCATCTCTTACACAGGCTGCATTATCCAGATGTACATCTTCCTCTTCCTGGGGATAACTGAGTGCATCCTCTATGCTGTGATGGCCTATGACCGGTACGTGGCCATTTGCCACCCGCTGCACTACACCCTCATCATGAGCAGGTCGGTCTGTGTCAAAATGGCCGCCAGCTCTTGGGTGGGTGGTTTCTTCTTTGCCATGGTGCACACTGGCGTCACCATGAGGCTGCCCTACTGTGGCCCAGATGAGATCAACCACTTCTTCTGTGAGGTGCCAGCCATTTTGAAGCTGGCTTGTGAAGACACACGGGTCACTGAGGTGGTGCTTTTCGTGATGGGGGTGATACTGCTCATGACCCCGGTCTTCTTGATCCTGGTTTCTTACGTGTTCATCCTAGCGGCCATCTTGAGGATCTCCTCAGCGGAGGGGAGGTTcaaggccttctccacctgcactgCGCACATCACCATGGTTACACTCTTCTATGGTGCTGCCATGTTCATGTACATGCGTCCTGTCTCCAGCTACTCACCTGAGAGGGACAAATACTTCTCTTTGTTTTACAGTGTGGTGTCTGCCCTCCTGAATCctctcatctacagcctgagaaacaaggatGTCAAAGGAGCTCTGGTCAAATTGATGGGTAAAAAATGA